A stretch of DNA from Candidatus Obscuribacterales bacterium:
GAAGATGACTGCAACATGACAACACCGGAGGCTTGCAATATGTTCAGCTTGCCATCTACGAGATTACCATGAGACTTCCACCAACGTCAGCCTGGATCAACACGAGTCGCTGTCATTGTTTGAAGATGGTTGGATGCGGTAATTTCCAACCGGCATTCTATCGTTGCTCTGCGGTGTAAATGTAGAAATTTTGAAACACGCCTACCGACTCTACATAGTATGACGGCAGCATGTCGTGTATTTGGAGATTGGTCTTATAAATACTGAGCACGTAGAAGTTTTGGCGCTCTGTGTTTCTAGAAATAAGCTGGCGGACTTGGTTTTGGTTGCTGTCTAGGAGCGATCGCAAAAGCCTGCCACATTGATCTTGCAGCAAGTCTTGCAAAAAATCAGGGGTGTCTTGACAGAGCTCGTCACTGCGGGTTTCGAGGTAGAGGGTGAGTTGCTGGGTGGCATAGTCTTCATAGGCCTCTTGCCCAGGATTGGTGATCACCATCGCACCTCCAAGCCCTAGCAAGGAGGCACCTAATAGTAAACTGGCAAACTTAAACAATTTCATAGCATTCTGATCCAAATCTCTGGGTTTATCAATAGGGGGATAAGACTACCTTCAAGATGCTGACCGAGCGTTGCGGGTGGGCAACTGGGCAAACACCATCTTTTTATGCTGGGCTTTGCTCTACTAAGGTCTGAAAAAACTGAACCGCAGGTCAATCTGGGTGCCTAAATCTTGAAGAATGTAGGAAAATGTAAAAAAATGTATCTGCAACATTAATTCTAATTGAGTGTAAATTGCGTCATGGGCCGACTTGTGCAAGTTTGGGAGTGGATGACGTCCCAGTCGATTCCCTGGATCAGACGTGAATGGGAACGATTAAGTTCACGCCAGGGCATAGGAGGGCGATCGCTTCGGTGGTGTTGGGCGGCTGGGCTGGTGGTCTGCATTGTGGGAGTACCCGATCGCGCCCTAGCCATCAACGTACCCCAGGGGGCTGAGTTGTTTAACAGCAATTGTGCCCGCTGTCATATTAATGGACAGAATTTAATTTTGCCGGACAAGAACCTGCAGTACGACACGCTTCGAACCTATCAAATGAATTCCGTCGAAGCGATCGCCCATCAAATTCGTCATGGCAAAAATATCATGCCAGCATTTGGCGATCAGTTTAGCCCAGAGCAACTGGAGAACATTGCCACCTATGTGCTGATGAATGCTCAGCAGGGTTGGAATGCGGTCGCTCAATCTCCGTCGTCCTAGGTCGGTCTTGTTCATAGATTCTGTCTTGTTTTTAGAGCCGTTAATCTGTGGCATCTCTCAACGCAAGGGATGAATGTCATGCAGGATGGGGTGTTGCTGAATTGCGACAGGATTTGCGCTAACGAACCGTGAGCGAGACGCTCATATTCACCATGCATGCATCATCAAGGTTGTGGGAGCATCTTGATCGCAGACGATTTAATATCTGTATTCAGCAAGACCTATGATGGTTGTGTCCAGCATGGGTTATGGCCAGCTACTCTGTCCACATCATGGTTTCGATCGCCTGTTGGTACCGATGGAGACGATAAAACCGATAGCTAACCGTGGCACTACCGGCAATGACAAAGGCCAGAACCGGTGCAACCACGGGTAACCAGCCTTGATTGATAAAAAGCAGAATGGTTGTGCCAACAATGATCACCAAGACGGAGGCGCTGCTTAAGCCCAATGAAAGGGGATGACGAACATACCAGGCGAGTCCACCACCCACTAGGGCCCACAGCAAAATCCAAGCCATTTCAACTCTGGCAGGGATAAACCAATACAACGCATTCCCCTCTGTGGCTGCGGTCAAAAGCTGGCTGACCATTTGAGCATGAATGATCACCCCAGCCATTTGATGGTCTTCTTTCAAACCAGCTGTGTAGGGAGTGTTAAATAGATCTCGAGCGCTAGGGGCAGTGGTGCCAATCAGGACAATGCGATCGCGGATCCAATCTGGATCAAAGTTGCCATCTAGAACATCGCTGACGGTGATGCTTTGGGCAAGGCGCTGGGGAGCTCGATACCGCAACAAGATCTGATACCCGGCGGCATCTACAGATTGGTAGCCTCCGGAGTGCGTCTCTAGGGGAATCAGGCGACTCTGCCCAACGTCTAGCTGTTCAGAATCCTCTACATTGAATGGAACAATGCCATCTTGCTTGAGATAGAGCAAGGCTACCCGCATGGCAAAGGAATGCAGTACCTGAGATTCGTAGGACGCAAAGATCAGATTGCGACGGACAATGCCGTCGGTATCAATGGGAAAGTCGTTAAACCCAATGCGGTCATCTGGAACCCCAGGCGGCGCAGGAATGCTGCCCCCGGCCACATCTCCCATTTTGGTAATGGCAATCACGTTATCGGCTTGGAGCTGTTCAAGGAGTAGATCTCGACCGGGATCTTGAGGAATATCCCGATACAGGTCTAAACCGATCACTCGGGGGGAGTGCTCTTGTAATGTATTTAAGACATCGGATAGGGTGGCATCTGAGGGCGTAACGCGCTGCAGGCGCTGCAGATCGGCTTCGGTGATCTGTACAATCAGCAAGCGTGGATCTGGGTCTAGTGCGGGTTTTAATCGCACCATGTGATCATAGGCAGATAGTTCTAGCGGCTCTAGCCAGCCTAGCGTCTGAACACCGATGACCCCGGCAGCGATCGCCACCGATGCGGCGATCGCTGCCCCTAAGCCCGATCGCAATTGCCCTCGCCAACCCGGGGCCGGGCGAGCGTCAGCATTCAGGGGCATCCGCAGCATAGACTCTGGCAGCAGCATGGATGGCGGTACTTCAGTAATGTTGGTGGGCAACTCAGATAGCTTATCTAAGGCCCGCAGCACATCTGTTGCTGACTGGAAGCGGGTGCGAAATTCGTAGCGCACCATGCGATCGAGAATCAGTCTAAAGCCAGGACTCACCTGCACCAGATCTTTCCAGAGAATTTGGGACGTATCGGGATCAACCGGCAGTTCTGTGGGTTGTTGACCGGTCAGTGCCTGAATAGCGGTCATCCCAAGGGCGTAGATATCGCTGCTAAAGCGCGGACTGCCAGCGAGCTGTTCGCCGGGGGTATAGCCATGTGTGCAAATACCTACCGTAAATTGCGTGTTGCCGCTTTTCTCCCCCCCAAGTAGTTGGGTGCCCAGTTCTTTCACAGCCCCAAAGTCAATCAGAACAATTTGCCCATCGGGACGACGGATTAAGTTGCCGGGCTTAATGTCGCGGTGGATCACCCGGTTCTCATGG
This window harbors:
- a CDS encoding DUF4359 domain-containing protein gives rise to the protein MKLFKFASLLLGASLLGLGGAMVITNPGQEAYEDYATQQLTLYLETRSDELCQDTPDFLQDLLQDQCGRLLRSLLDSNQNQVRQLISRNTERQNFYVLSIYKTNLQIHDMLPSYYVESVGVFQNFYIYTAEQR
- a CDS encoding CHASE2 domain-containing protein, which codes for MLDTLIGGRYKVIRLLGSGGFGRTYLAQDIQPSEPFYCVIKHFQPMTQDERTLSVARRLFETEARILERLGKHEQIPRLIDFFEENQEFYIIEDFVDGHALSDEFSRDNCLDEGQVIEFLRDVLKILAFVHENRVIHRDIKPGNLIRRPDGQIVLIDFGAVKELGTQLLGGEKSGNTQFTVGICTHGYTPGEQLAGSPRFSSDIYALGMTAIQALTGQQPTELPVDPDTSQILWKDLVQVSPGFRLILDRMVRYEFRTRFQSATDVLRALDKLSELPTNITEVPPSMLLPESMLRMPLNADARPAPGWRGQLRSGLGAAIAASVAIAAGVIGVQTLGWLEPLELSAYDHMVRLKPALDPDPRLLIVQITEADLQRLQRVTPSDATLSDVLNTLQEHSPRVIGLDLYRDIPQDPGRDLLLEQLQADNVIAITKMGDVAGGSIPAPPGVPDDRIGFNDFPIDTDGIVRRNLIFASYESQVLHSFAMRVALLYLKQDGIVPFNVEDSEQLDVGQSRLIPLETHSGGYQSVDAAGYQILLRYRAPQRLAQSITVSDVLDGNFDPDWIRDRIVLIGTTAPSARDLFNTPYTAGLKEDHQMAGVIIHAQMVSQLLTAATEGNALYWFIPARVEMAWILLWALVGGGLAWYVRHPLSLGLSSASVLVIIVGTTILLFINQGWLPVVAPVLAFVIAGSATVSYRFYRLHRYQQAIETMMWTE
- a CDS encoding c-type cytochrome, coding for MGRLVQVWEWMTSQSIPWIRREWERLSSRQGIGGRSLRWCWAAGLVVCIVGVPDRALAINVPQGAELFNSNCARCHINGQNLILPDKNLQYDTLRTYQMNSVEAIAHQIRHGKNIMPAFGDQFSPEQLENIATYVLMNAQQGWNAVAQSPSS